The proteins below come from a single Rhizobium rhizoryzae genomic window:
- a CDS encoding ABC transporter substrate-binding protein: MMELTRRRLLGAVGAGVAASALSAVPAKAATRIRHYWWGNPERDKRTFAVIETFQKANAGIEVSGETIGWGDYWTKMATQTAGRNMADLVQMDYRYLFEYVRRGALKPLDEYVGKSLMIKDFDQGPIAGGMVDGKLYALNIGSNSQVIVHNTRVFKEAGVDVDLINWTWDDFAKACEQITAKSGGKVKGSDDLSLMIEAFESWVRQNGREFYGADGKVAATVDDVASYWQMWADLRKKDVVRSKDKTVILDPPIAESGVAVGDTAMSHYWSNQLVGIQAVAKDKIGAAMVPHKKGGKPGQFIKPSMFMSLSRDTKDPESAIKYMNAWVTDPAITKILGLERGIPASKAVRDALAPGLNETEKLSVAYFDAIQSKVGALPLPAPKGAGEVRDAFMRIGTSVVLDRAKVKDAAEQFIADASDIVERAQ; the protein is encoded by the coding sequence ATGATGGAATTAACACGTCGGCGGCTTTTGGGGGCTGTCGGGGCAGGCGTTGCGGCAAGTGCGCTTTCGGCCGTGCCTGCCAAGGCCGCAACCCGTATTCGCCACTACTGGTGGGGTAACCCGGAGCGTGACAAGCGCACGTTCGCTGTCATCGAAACCTTCCAGAAGGCGAATGCCGGTATCGAGGTGTCCGGCGAAACCATTGGTTGGGGCGACTACTGGACCAAGATGGCAACGCAGACCGCGGGCCGCAACATGGCGGACCTCGTTCAGATGGACTACCGCTATCTGTTCGAATATGTGCGCCGCGGCGCGCTGAAGCCGCTGGATGAATATGTCGGCAAGAGCCTGATGATCAAGGATTTCGATCAGGGGCCAATCGCCGGCGGCATGGTAGACGGCAAGCTCTATGCCCTGAATATCGGCTCCAACAGCCAGGTCATCGTGCACAATACGCGCGTCTTCAAGGAAGCTGGCGTGGATGTGGATCTGATCAATTGGACCTGGGATGATTTTGCCAAGGCTTGCGAACAGATCACTGCGAAGAGCGGCGGCAAGGTGAAAGGTTCAGACGACCTTTCGCTGATGATCGAGGCGTTTGAATCCTGGGTTCGTCAGAACGGCCGCGAGTTCTACGGGGCTGATGGCAAGGTTGCAGCCACTGTGGACGATGTTGCCAGCTACTGGCAGATGTGGGCGGACCTGCGCAAGAAGGATGTCGTGCGCTCCAAGGACAAGACTGTCATCCTGGACCCGCCGATCGCGGAATCCGGCGTGGCCGTTGGCGACACCGCCATGTCGCATTACTGGTCGAACCAGCTCGTCGGCATTCAGGCCGTTGCCAAGGACAAGATCGGTGCGGCCATGGTTCCGCACAAGAAGGGTGGCAAGCCCGGCCAGTTTATCAAGCCTTCCATGTTCATGTCGCTTTCTCGCGACACCAAGGATCCGGAAAGCGCGATCAAGTACATGAATGCCTGGGTCACGGATCCGGCCATCACCAAGATCCTCGGTCTCGAGCGCGGCATTCCAGCCTCCAAGGCGGTGCGTGATGCTCTGGCACCGGGCTTGAACGAAACCGAAAAGCTGTCGGTCGCCTATTTCGATGCGATCCAGAGCAAGGTCGGCGCGCTTCCACTCCCGGCGCCAAAGGGTGCGGGCGAAGTGCGTGATGCCTTCATGCGCATTGGCACCAGTGTCGTGCTTGATCGTGCCAAGGTGAAGGATGCGGCGGAACAGTTTATCGCCGATGCGTCCGATATCGTGGAACGCGCCCAGTAA
- a CDS encoding beta-galactosidase BglB codes for MHPLLRQKQHFIQRAEVCALIERLTHNLVNIEDRTGEFLLRLEDGRVIDTKGWAGWEWTHGIGLYGLLKYWQLTGSKQAMDTITGWFDARLAEGTPTKNINTVAPFLTLAHLMELSPNPHWKPYLETWAEWVMYEMPRTREGGLQHIVYNNVNDQQMWDDTLMMSVLPLAKIGLVLDRPEFVEEAKYQFLIHTQYLMDTQTGLWFHGWTFDGNHNFARARWARGNSWITIAIPEFIEMLDLPEGDFLRRHLLSVLDRQAAALKAHQHASGLWHTLIDDPGSYLEASATAGFAYGLMKGVRKRYLSRDYLETAERAMRGVVEKINPEGELTQVSFGTAMGNDLDFYREIKLTSMPYGQAMAMLCLTELLRSHI; via the coding sequence ATGCACCCGCTGCTGAGGCAGAAACAGCATTTCATTCAGCGAGCGGAAGTATGCGCTCTCATCGAGCGTTTGACGCATAATCTCGTCAACATCGAAGACAGGACGGGCGAGTTCCTGCTGCGCCTTGAAGATGGCCGCGTGATCGACACGAAGGGTTGGGCAGGCTGGGAATGGACGCACGGCATCGGTCTCTACGGGCTGTTGAAGTACTGGCAGCTTACCGGCAGCAAGCAGGCGATGGATACCATCACCGGTTGGTTTGATGCGCGGCTGGCAGAAGGGACGCCAACCAAAAACATCAACACTGTAGCGCCATTCCTGACGCTCGCTCACCTGATGGAACTTTCGCCGAACCCTCACTGGAAGCCCTACCTGGAAACCTGGGCGGAGTGGGTGATGTACGAAATGCCGCGCACTCGTGAAGGCGGTTTGCAGCACATCGTCTACAACAACGTGAATGATCAGCAGATGTGGGACGACACGCTGATGATGAGCGTTCTGCCGCTCGCCAAGATCGGTCTCGTTCTCGACCGCCCGGAATTCGTAGAAGAGGCGAAGTATCAGTTTCTGATCCATACGCAGTATCTCATGGATACGCAGACAGGCCTGTGGTTCCACGGATGGACGTTTGACGGCAATCACAATTTTGCCCGTGCTCGCTGGGCGCGCGGCAATAGCTGGATCACGATCGCAATTCCGGAATTCATCGAGATGCTGGATCTGCCGGAAGGCGATTTCCTGCGCAGGCATCTGCTTTCGGTTCTCGATCGGCAGGCTGCAGCGCTCAAGGCACATCAGCACGCTTCGGGTCTCTGGCATACCCTGATCGACGATCCGGGCAGCTATCTGGAGGCTTCCGCGACGGCAGGTTTCGCCTATGGCCTGATGAAGGGCGTTCGCAAGCGCTACCTGAGTCGCGATTATCTCGAAACGGCGGAACGGGCGATGCGCGGCGTTGTGGAGAAAATCAATCCGGAAGGTGAGTTGACGCAGGTATCTTTTGGAACCGCCATGGGCAATGACCTCGATTTTTACCGCGAGATCAAGCTGACTTCGATGCCCTATGGACAGGCGATGGCCATGCTTTGCCTGACGGAACTTCTGAGAAGCCACATCTGA
- a CDS encoding LysR family transcriptional regulator, which translates to MRLGGLDLNLVVALEAILRLRSVSAAARETHLTQPALSRALARLRDHFGDPIVVQVGRRFVPTAFGETLYLKVQGLIQEARSFSQMRADFDPSREVREFSILCSDYVTVVFLTRLIQRLCLLAPGITIRSISIDNHSEELFLKGDIDFRILPDDFIDPTFPGSPLFEDHFVSIAWDANPDIGETLDEKTFLTSRHVATAFGSHRFDSHLESYLKVAGIDLKVAMFVPSFVLLPSCVIGTPLLATIHARLAAQLPTNLPLRRMKPPIDIPPIQQTLQWHPKRADDLAFRWVRTVMKDVLQEMQGEPAPIA; encoded by the coding sequence ATGCGTCTCGGAGGCCTTGATCTGAACCTCGTGGTTGCGCTTGAAGCCATACTGCGGCTGAGATCCGTCTCGGCAGCAGCACGCGAGACGCATCTCACACAGCCTGCCTTGTCCCGCGCACTGGCCCGACTTCGGGATCACTTCGGTGATCCTATCGTCGTTCAGGTGGGCCGCCGATTTGTACCGACGGCTTTCGGCGAAACACTTTACCTGAAGGTTCAGGGACTGATCCAGGAGGCACGAAGCTTCAGCCAGATGCGTGCTGATTTCGACCCTTCAAGGGAGGTGCGAGAGTTTTCGATCCTGTGCTCTGACTACGTCACCGTCGTATTCCTCACGCGTCTCATCCAACGACTGTGTCTACTGGCCCCCGGTATCACCATTCGCTCGATCTCCATCGACAATCACAGCGAGGAACTGTTCCTGAAGGGCGATATCGACTTTCGAATCTTGCCGGACGACTTTATCGATCCGACATTTCCCGGCAGCCCACTGTTCGAGGATCATTTCGTCAGCATCGCCTGGGACGCGAACCCGGACATCGGCGAGACGCTGGACGAGAAGACCTTCCTGACCTCCCGGCATGTTGCAACAGCCTTTGGTTCGCACCGATTTGACAGCCATCTCGAAAGTTATCTCAAAGTCGCAGGGATTGATCTCAAGGTCGCAATGTTCGTGCCGAGCTTCGTCCTTCTGCCCAGTTGCGTCATAGGTACGCCGCTTCTGGCGACGATCCACGCCCGTCTGGCAGCCCAGCTTCCCACCAACCTGCCCTTGCGGCGAATGAAACCTCCCATCGACATTCCGCCGATTCAGCAGACATTACAATGGCATCCCAAGCGGGCTGATGACCTGGCCTTCAGATGGGTGCGCACCGTCATGAAGGATGTACTCCAGGAGATGCAGGGAGAGCCCGCACCTATAGCATGA
- a CDS encoding carbohydrate ABC transporter permease, translating into MTLAHEMEEAAHVAHELRVKRDQRARMGRLLKHLFLISVSIVMLYPLLWLLASSLKPENDIFGSLTLWPTEFQWHNYVDGWHGLPVSFTTFYINSTIVTVLSVIGNLISCSFAAYAFARLQFTGRTFLFGLMMMTLMIPYHVVLIPQYVQFLRLGWVDTYLPLVVPRFLASDAFFIFLMVQFFRQLPRELDEAAMIDGCSPFKIYWAIILPLSLPALGTAAIFSLIWTWEDFLAPLIYLNDIKSYTVPLALRLFLDQEGQSSYGQMFAMSVLSLVPVVIAFIMFQKLIVRGIATSGMK; encoded by the coding sequence ATGACCCTCGCGCACGAGATGGAGGAAGCCGCGCACGTGGCGCATGAGTTGCGCGTGAAGCGCGATCAGCGCGCCCGCATGGGGCGTCTGCTCAAGCATCTCTTCCTGATCAGCGTCTCGATTGTGATGCTCTATCCGCTGCTCTGGCTGCTCGCCTCGTCGCTCAAGCCCGAGAATGATATCTTCGGCAGCCTTACGCTGTGGCCGACCGAATTCCAGTGGCACAACTATGTCGATGGCTGGCACGGCCTTCCGGTAAGCTTTACGACCTTCTACATCAACTCAACGATCGTGACGGTCCTGTCCGTCATCGGAAATCTGATTTCCTGCTCCTTTGCGGCCTACGCCTTTGCGCGCTTGCAGTTCACGGGACGCACGTTTCTGTTCGGCCTCATGATGATGACGCTGATGATCCCCTATCACGTCGTTCTCATTCCGCAGTATGTGCAGTTCCTCCGTCTGGGTTGGGTTGATACCTATCTGCCGCTCGTCGTGCCGCGGTTTCTGGCCTCGGATGCGTTCTTCATCTTCCTGATGGTGCAGTTTTTTCGCCAGTTGCCGCGGGAACTGGATGAGGCGGCGATGATCGATGGCTGCTCTCCCTTCAAGATCTACTGGGCGATCATTCTGCCGCTTTCCCTTCCGGCACTGGGCACGGCGGCCATCTTCTCGCTGATATGGACCTGGGAGGATTTCCTGGCTCCGCTCATCTATCTCAACGACATCAAGAGCTACACCGTGCCTTTGGCGCTGCGCCTCTTCCTCGATCAGGAAGGCCAGTCATCCTACGGGCAGATGTTTGCAATGTCTGTTCTCTCCCTGGTTCCGGTGGTGATTGCCTTCATCATGTTCCAGAAGCTGATTGTTCGTGGCATCGCCACCTCCGGAATGAAGTAA
- a CDS encoding carbohydrate ABC transporter permease, protein MRRFIARNAPAYAFLTPWLLGFFLLALGPILASLYLSFTRYDMVNAPRWVGLANYEYMFTRDRRFWKALNVTFTYVALAVPARLIMALGVAMLLDKGLRTIGLYRAIFYLPSLLGASIAIAILWRQLFAADGVVNAVLGYFGIQGAAWITNPDTSLYTLVVLAMWQFGSPMLIFLAGLRGIPKDLYEAAEIDGTPKWRQFTRITLPLLAPVIFFNLVLQTIEAFKTFSSAFIISNGTGAPADSLLFYTVYLFNEAFKFFRMGYASALAWVLLIIIAIFTAISFLTSKYWVHYENERD, encoded by the coding sequence ATGAGACGTTTCATTGCGCGAAACGCGCCTGCCTATGCCTTTTTGACGCCTTGGCTGCTCGGCTTCTTCCTGCTGGCGCTCGGCCCTATCCTGGCATCGCTTTATCTTTCGTTCACGCGCTATGATATGGTGAACGCGCCCAGATGGGTTGGTCTCGCCAACTATGAATACATGTTCACGCGTGACCGGCGCTTCTGGAAGGCGTTGAACGTAACCTTTACCTATGTGGCGCTCGCTGTTCCGGCCCGTCTCATCATGGCGCTTGGTGTCGCCATGCTGCTGGATAAGGGGTTGCGCACAATCGGGCTCTACCGCGCCATCTTCTATCTGCCGTCGCTTCTGGGTGCCTCGATCGCGATTGCCATTCTCTGGCGCCAGCTGTTTGCCGCCGACGGCGTGGTGAATGCTGTTCTTGGCTATTTCGGCATTCAGGGCGCTGCATGGATCACCAATCCCGATACGTCGCTCTATACGCTCGTGGTGTTGGCCATGTGGCAGTTCGGCTCGCCGATGCTGATCTTCCTCGCCGGTTTGCGCGGCATTCCGAAAGATTTGTATGAGGCCGCAGAGATCGATGGAACGCCCAAATGGCGGCAGTTCACCCGCATCACGCTGCCGCTTCTGGCACCTGTCATTTTCTTCAATCTCGTTCTGCAGACAATCGAGGCCTTCAAGACCTTTTCGAGCGCCTTCATTATTTCGAACGGTACGGGCGCTCCGGCAGACAGTCTGCTGTTCTATACGGTCTACCTGTTCAATGAAGCCTTCAAGTTCTTCCGCATGGGCTATGCCTCGGCGCTGGCCTGGGTTCTGTTGATCATCATCGCGATCTTCACGGCCATTTCCTTCCTGACCTCGAAATACTGGGTGCATTATGAAAACGAGCGCGACTGA
- a CDS encoding ABC transporter ATP-binding protein has product MAGLTLRNVGKRYGALSIIQGLNLDIHDGEFLVLVGPSGCGKSTLLRMIAGLEDISEGTVAIGNKIVNDLPASKRELSMVFQSYALYPHMSVAKNLAFGLQNFKMPKAEVDRRVAEAARILQIEKLMDRKPRQLSGGQKQRVAIGRAIVREPKLFLFDEPLSNLDAELRVQMRAELASLYTRLGTTMIYVTHDQVEAMTMASRIVVLRGGKIEQVGTPQELYEKPQNLFVAGFIGSPKINMLKAKVSDNQAVVDGLPAFALPALGTTDQELTLCVRPGSVRIGSGKVTAEGTVKLVEYLGNETLMHVTLSSGQVLLVSDNGKVGYRTGDPVTIGFDPFDLHYFDAAGQRVEPTENEGRIQ; this is encoded by the coding sequence ATGGCTGGATTGACACTTCGTAATGTCGGCAAGCGCTACGGTGCGTTGTCGATCATCCAGGGCCTGAACCTGGATATTCATGATGGCGAGTTTCTGGTGCTGGTTGGGCCATCCGGCTGCGGAAAGTCGACACTTCTTCGCATGATTGCCGGGCTGGAGGACATCAGCGAGGGCACGGTCGCGATCGGCAACAAGATCGTGAACGATCTGCCTGCGTCCAAGCGCGAGCTTTCGATGGTATTCCAGTCATACGCACTCTATCCGCACATGAGCGTGGCCAAGAACCTCGCTTTCGGCCTGCAGAACTTCAAGATGCCGAAGGCTGAGGTGGATCGGCGTGTTGCCGAAGCCGCACGTATTCTGCAGATCGAAAAGCTCATGGATCGCAAGCCGCGCCAGCTTTCCGGTGGTCAGAAGCAGCGCGTTGCAATCGGCCGCGCTATCGTGCGCGAACCGAAGTTGTTCCTGTTCGATGAGCCGCTGTCAAATCTCGATGCGGAGCTGCGCGTTCAAATGCGCGCCGAGCTTGCCTCTCTCTACACGCGTCTCGGCACAACGATGATCTATGTGACGCACGATCAGGTGGAAGCCATGACCATGGCCAGCCGTATCGTGGTGCTGCGCGGCGGCAAGATAGAGCAGGTAGGCACGCCGCAGGAGCTTTACGAAAAGCCGCAGAACCTTTTCGTCGCGGGCTTCATTGGCTCCCCGAAGATTAACATGCTGAAGGCCAAGGTTTCCGATAATCAGGCTGTCGTGGATGGCCTTCCCGCCTTTGCGCTGCCAGCCCTTGGCACGACCGATCAGGAACTGACGCTGTGTGTGCGCCCGGGAAGTGTCCGCATCGGATCAGGCAAAGTCACCGCCGAGGGAACTGTGAAGCTGGTGGAATATCTCGGCAACGAAACGCTCATGCACGTAACGCTCTCTTCGGGTCAGGTATTGCTGGTCAGCGACAATGGCAAGGTCGGCTATCGTACCGGAGACCCTGTCACGATTGGCTTTGACCCATTCGACCTGCATTACTTCGATGCGGCGGGGCAACGCGTCGAACCCACAGAGAATGAAGGCAGAATCCAGTGA
- a CDS encoding Gfo/Idh/MocA family protein yields the protein MRPPLKFAVIGIDHNHIYGMINGLIGEGAEFTGWATSAETPLSQCQRFGESYPDVPMVEPDALLDDASVQLIVSAAINDQRAGIAIAAMQAGKDAFVDKPGCTTLSELEAIRECVNATGRKWVVCFSERLQVESVTLADQLIREGRIGKVVQTVGLGPHRHNPSLRANWFWQRLRYGGILTDICAHQFDQFLHFTGSTQASVVTAHIGNVANPDRPDFQDFGEVLLEGNGGRGYARVDWLTPDGLPTWGDGRMTILGTHGTIELRKYIDIAGRPGKDHVFLADQKGVEHFEATGAGLPFFGKFYTDIIERTEVAMTQAHAFLATQLALQAQAKAESQQ from the coding sequence ATGAGGCCGCCCCTGAAATTTGCCGTCATCGGCATTGATCACAACCACATCTACGGCATGATCAATGGTCTCATAGGCGAGGGGGCGGAATTCACCGGTTGGGCCACCAGCGCTGAAACCCCGCTTTCTCAATGCCAGAGATTTGGCGAATCCTATCCTGATGTGCCGATGGTAGAGCCGGATGCCTTGCTTGACGATGCTTCCGTGCAACTGATCGTATCGGCCGCGATTAACGACCAGCGGGCAGGCATTGCCATTGCCGCCATGCAGGCGGGCAAGGACGCTTTCGTAGACAAGCCCGGCTGTACGACGCTTTCCGAACTTGAGGCAATCCGCGAGTGCGTCAACGCCACGGGCCGAAAGTGGGTTGTATGCTTCTCGGAGCGTTTGCAGGTTGAAAGCGTCACGTTGGCCGATCAACTGATCAGGGAAGGGCGCATTGGCAAAGTGGTGCAAACGGTCGGATTGGGACCGCACCGCCATAATCCATCACTCCGCGCTAACTGGTTCTGGCAAAGGTTGCGCTATGGTGGAATTCTGACCGACATCTGTGCCCATCAGTTCGATCAGTTCCTGCACTTCACCGGATCGACGCAAGCTAGCGTCGTCACTGCGCATATTGGGAATGTGGCTAATCCCGACCGCCCGGACTTTCAGGATTTCGGCGAAGTCTTGCTGGAAGGCAATGGCGGTAGAGGTTACGCGCGCGTTGACTGGCTTACCCCGGATGGCCTGCCGACGTGGGGAGATGGCCGGATGACCATCCTCGGTACGCATGGCACGATCGAGCTTCGTAAATACATTGATATCGCGGGACGACCCGGCAAGGATCATGTGTTTCTGGCGGATCAGAAGGGTGTCGAGCATTTCGAAGCGACCGGCGCGGGACTGCCATTCTTCGGCAAATTCTATACCGATATCATCGAGCGAACCGAGGTTGCGATGACGCAGGCGCATGCGTTTCTTGCGACGCAACTCGCGCTTCAGGCGCAGGCAAAGGCAGAAAGTCAGCAGTAG
- the kdgR gene encoding DNA-binding transcriptional regulator KdgR has translation MSDLQVKTENVAAVLKVFAVMEALVEDKRASLADLAQKAMTSKTTAHRLLQTMVELGYVEQDPETEKYGLTLKLFSLGARSLNEHADMLKVADTAMGRLSRATGEAVNLGILDDRDQRVVYIHKYDSVFNLSMKSTLGLRNPLHSTSLGKALLAWRNDEEISDRLAKMEFTPLAPNTITERGRFSEELKKTRERGFAEEIEESEAGVRCMAVPIFNHLGKPIAAMSISFPLFRFQEDRKPEYIALLKDASSEASRSLGFEA, from the coding sequence ATGTCCGATCTTCAAGTCAAAACCGAAAATGTTGCCGCCGTGCTGAAGGTCTTTGCGGTGATGGAGGCGCTCGTCGAAGACAAGCGAGCGAGCCTTGCCGATCTGGCGCAAAAAGCGATGACGTCCAAGACCACGGCCCATCGCCTGCTGCAGACAATGGTGGAGCTCGGCTATGTCGAACAGGATCCGGAAACGGAGAAATACGGCCTGACACTCAAGCTGTTCAGCCTTGGCGCGCGCTCCTTGAACGAGCATGCGGATATGCTGAAAGTGGCCGATACCGCCATGGGGAGGTTGTCACGCGCCACAGGCGAGGCAGTCAACCTGGGCATCCTGGATGATCGCGATCAGCGCGTGGTCTACATTCACAAATATGATTCCGTCTTCAATCTTTCGATGAAATCGACGCTTGGTCTGCGCAACCCGCTCCATAGCACATCACTTGGCAAAGCGCTTCTTGCATGGCGCAATGACGAAGAGATCAGCGACCGCCTTGCCAAGATGGAGTTCACGCCTCTCGCACCGAATACGATCACCGAGCGCGGTCGCTTCTCAGAAGAATTGAAGAAGACACGTGAACGTGGCTTTGCCGAAGAGATAGAGGAAAGCGAAGCAGGCGTGCGATGCATGGCCGTTCCGATCTTCAATCATCTTGGAAAACCAATCGCGGCCATGTCGATCTCGTTTCCTCTCTTCCGTTTCCAGGAAGATCGAAAGCCGGAATATATTGCGCTTCTGAAGGATGCCAGTTCCGAGGCCTCCCGCTCGCTCGGGTTCGAAGCATAA
- a CDS encoding Gfo/Idh/MocA family protein yields MSSRFRVAVIGAGIGKAHVVGYLQLPEAFEVACVCDLNLARAEDAASLAPRAQAVTSFDAVLADPSIDIVDICLPPGLHVSMSIKALEAGKHVVCEKPLAGSLADMRKLMLAAGNSTGRLFPVFQYRYGRSYLATHRLKQAGLLGRPYVISLETHWQRGADYYAERWRGTWAGELGGVIVSHACHLHNLATHLAGNVCEVAAFLDTRVNPIETEDCAAISMRTTEGAMVTSSITLGSAGNISRFRACFEQVTITSSDEPYNVCSAPWTFIARDPSLQAEVDAIVAGTEEVPPRFPGFFADIHRALTGQPDTYLPTIAEGYHSAELMTAIYTSARGKTIVQLPLAEDHDDRDFQQLLT; encoded by the coding sequence ATGAGCAGTCGATTTCGCGTGGCAGTCATCGGAGCCGGTATCGGCAAGGCCCATGTGGTCGGATATCTGCAACTGCCAGAGGCGTTCGAGGTCGCTTGCGTTTGCGATCTCAACCTTGCCCGCGCCGAGGACGCAGCCAGCCTTGCGCCCAGGGCGCAGGCCGTCACCAGTTTTGATGCGGTGCTTGCTGATCCGTCGATCGATATTGTCGACATTTGCCTGCCCCCAGGGTTGCATGTGTCCATGTCGATCAAGGCGCTTGAGGCGGGCAAGCATGTGGTCTGCGAAAAGCCCTTGGCCGGATCGCTTGCAGACATGCGAAAGCTCATGTTAGCAGCCGGAAATAGCACCGGTCGGCTGTTCCCGGTGTTCCAATACCGCTATGGCCGGAGCTATCTCGCAACGCATCGGCTGAAACAGGCAGGACTGCTGGGGCGTCCCTATGTGATTTCACTGGAAACCCATTGGCAGCGCGGCGCGGACTATTACGCAGAGCGCTGGCGAGGAACATGGGCGGGAGAGCTGGGCGGCGTCATCGTCAGCCACGCGTGCCATCTGCATAATCTCGCAACGCATCTGGCGGGCAATGTGTGCGAAGTCGCCGCTTTCCTGGATACGCGGGTCAACCCCATCGAAACAGAGGATTGCGCCGCCATTTCCATGCGCACCACCGAAGGCGCGATGGTCACCTCGTCGATTACGCTCGGATCTGCCGGGAACATTTCGCGCTTCAGGGCCTGCTTCGAACAGGTGACGATCACGTCAAGCGATGAGCCTTACAACGTCTGCTCGGCGCCATGGACATTTATAGCGCGTGACCCATCGCTTCAGGCTGAGGTGGATGCCATCGTGGCAGGCACGGAAGAGGTGCCACCGCGCTTCCCTGGCTTCTTCGCCGATATCCATCGTGCACTAACGGGACAGCCGGATACATACCTCCCGACCATCGCCGAAGGCTATCATTCAGCGGAGTTGATGACGGCCATCTACACTTCAGCGCGCGGAAAAACCATCGTCCAGCTCCCGCTGGCGGAAGATCATGACGATCGCGATTTCCAGCAATTGTTGACCTGA
- a CDS encoding Gfo/Idh/MocA family protein, with protein MFRDSVIEDYSDKHEIVALCDSNPHRLSEAAQAASVPGTNGVATYLADDFNRLIAEQRPDTVVVATPDFLHSDYIVRAFEAGCDVICEKPLTIDLSRLKMIIDAQKRTGRQVKVTFNYRYSPARTQIRELIASGAIGTVTAVDFRWHLDRVHGADYFRRWHRQKENSGGLLVHKSTHHFDLLNWWLGTVPTQVFASGKRVFYRPETAIEFGLEDRGRRCADCPVAHKCDFELNMAEDPALKSLYLDAEAADGYYRDLCVFDKEIGIEDTMQAHIRYASGVTANYTLTAYSPWEGLEIKFQGTKGDITHRHVEVHGVFGGERAHADEDAITTELHLAGEQPRMLEVPKAKGHHGGADPVMLGYIFDPEGMEPDRFNRASDHVAGAWSILTGIAANASIETGSVVEIQAMLRARGIQLER; from the coding sequence ATGTTCCGGGATTCCGTGATCGAGGACTACTCCGATAAACATGAAATCGTGGCTTTGTGCGATAGCAATCCGCATCGGCTGAGCGAAGCAGCCCAAGCCGCATCGGTTCCCGGCACCAACGGTGTGGCAACCTATCTGGCTGATGATTTCAACCGTCTGATTGCCGAGCAGAGGCCGGACACGGTCGTGGTCGCAACGCCTGATTTCCTGCATTCGGATTACATCGTTCGGGCCTTCGAAGCTGGTTGCGATGTCATCTGCGAGAAGCCGCTCACCATCGATCTCTCACGCCTGAAGATGATCATCGATGCGCAGAAACGCACCGGTCGTCAGGTCAAGGTCACCTTCAATTATCGTTACTCTCCAGCCCGTACGCAGATCCGCGAGTTGATCGCTTCCGGCGCGATTGGCACCGTGACGGCCGTAGACTTCCGCTGGCATCTGGATCGCGTCCATGGTGCGGATTATTTCAGACGCTGGCACCGCCAGAAGGAGAACTCAGGCGGGCTTCTGGTTCACAAGTCCACGCACCATTTCGATCTGTTGAACTGGTGGCTGGGCACTGTTCCGACCCAAGTGTTCGCTTCAGGAAAGCGCGTCTTTTATCGTCCGGAGACAGCTATCGAATTTGGTCTTGAGGATCGCGGTCGTCGCTGTGCCGACTGTCCTGTCGCGCACAAGTGCGATTTTGAGCTGAATATGGCGGAAGACCCAGCACTCAAAAGCCTCTATTTGGATGCGGAAGCTGCCGATGGCTACTACCGCGACCTCTGTGTGTTCGACAAGGAAATCGGTATCGAGGATACGATGCAGGCGCATATCCGCTACGCATCCGGTGTTACGGCGAATTACACGCTGACCGCCTATTCGCCGTGGGAAGGTCTGGAGATCAAGTTCCAAGGCACCAAGGGCGACATCACTCATCGCCACGTCGAAGTACATGGAGTCTTCGGGGGTGAGCGCGCGCATGCTGACGAGGATGCGATCACCACGGAGCTTCATCTGGCGGGTGAGCAGCCCCGGATGCTGGAGGTGCCAAAGGCCAAGGGGCATCACGGCGGAGCTGATCCGGTGATGCTCGGCTATATCTTCGATCCTGAAGGCATGGAGCCGGACCGTTTCAATCGTGCATCCGATCATGTTGCAGGTGCCTGGTCCATCCTGACCGGCATAGCGGCAAATGCGTCGATCGAAACGGGTTCGGTCGTCGAAATCCAAGCCATGCTGCGCGCACGCGGCATTCAACTGGAGCGATAG